A single genomic interval of Leishmania panamensis strain MHOM/PA/94/PSC-1 chromosome 25 sequence harbors:
- a CDS encoding hypothetical protein (TriTrypDB/GeneDB-style sysID: LpmP.25.0590), which translates to MRRLQRTTLRLGVLAMTRRAIIPGHIPTEGTRHSGNNQGWEMRRGHHLQSSIGLHTPIKTACGREFNPQVYYEVLQACCDQQWLVAIQRELRTDTEYINYLRQHGGAAKDMRILTDGVQHDDEFMAKLKEKLKTDEKVSLTLCAVQQSYERIRKKRDLHETQVAADGGRDPYASMKASRKGDFGSQMPQF; encoded by the coding sequence ATGCGTCGTCTGCAGCGCACTACTCTGCGCCTTGGCGTGCTCGCCATGACGCGACGGGCTATTATCCCGGGCCACATCCCTACCGAGGGCACGAGGCACAGCGGCAATAATCAAGGCTGGGAGATGCGCCGCGGCCACCATCTGCAGAGTAGTATCGGTCTTCATACTCCTATCAAGACAGCTTGCGGCCGCGAGTTTAACCCACAGGTCTACtatgaggtgctgcaggcgtgcTGCGATCAGCAGTGGTTGGTCGCCATCCAGCGTGAGCTGCGGACGGACACCGAGTACATCAACTACCTGCGCCAGCATGGCGGAGCCGCCAAGGACATGCGAATTCTCACCGACGGTGTGCAGCATGATGACGAGTTCATGgcgaagctgaaggagaagctCAAGACGGATGAAAAAGTGTCACTGACGCTGTGCGCGGTACAGCAGAGCTACGAGCGCATCCGAAAGAAGCGCGACCTTCATGAGACGCAGGTGGCAGCGGACGGCGGCCGGGACCCATATGCTTCTATGAAGGCAAGCCGAAAGGGGGACTTTGGCTCTCAGATGCCCCAGTTTTAG
- a CDS encoding hypothetical protein (TriTrypDB/GeneDB-style sysID: LpmP.25.0610) has translation MPIRRAALTSVEVVLAREACEPLLLSVTNRLLRGGFAGYVEFRQAYAKECECAVASSNSMSAASFSARARPPPPVTMRVAAGSAAAAGTTGFSSSPSAPKQQISCRRINPEGLKVVLAQSGVLLTPENHAAILLAYSDPVGFVLADDLLAALDPCRQAPLALVQAVSEVVSSTLFAASPLPRMAVTTDSVRDALSAIFAVELSSEEENAVDAQTAAARLSALVAAQADVQATFTPTVYAGEGAVQCGDVATFIVLILQQHPCLVEMMPERCSSVAAVLQLVPANFSFSRGAGSAAVSADSGIDSTALFSIRHTGSTARRKFERYEENKDRRDEWIRGRDEADARPMYMRHTAGYGGHLPEYQYHFGRTFHVIEEDLPQLTKSKPPLEPVPPDWYGPGVELKGSRMNAHHYRFA, from the coding sequence ATGCCAATTCGCCGCGCCGCGTTGACCTCCGTGGAAGTGGTCCTCGCGCGCGAGGCGTGCGAGCCGCTGCTATTGAGCGTGACAAATCGCCTTCTGCGCGGCGGTTTTGCCGGGTACGTCGAGTTCCGGCAGGCCTACGCGAAGGAATGCGAGTGTGCTGTGGCGTCGTCTAATTCGATGTCCGCTGCGTCGTTCTCCGCCAGGGCTcgtccaccgccaccggtgACGATGCGAGTAGCCGcaggctctgctgcagcggcaggcacgACCGggttctcctcttcaccttcaGCACCAAAACAGCAGATTTCCTGCCGCCGAATCAACCCCGAGGGACTGAAGGTGGTCTTAGCACAGTCTGGCGTCCTCCTCACTCCGGAGAACCACGCGGCAATCCTCCTCGCCTACAGTGACCCGGTGGGCTTTGTGCTGGCCGACGATCTACTGGCGGCGCTAGATCCGTGCCGGCAAGCTCCGCTGGCTCTGGTGCAAGCCGTTTCAGAGGTGGTTTCGTCGACCCTTTTTGCAGCGTCACCGTTGCCGCGCATGGCTGTGACGACGGATAGTGTGCGCGATGCCCTCTCCGCTATCTTTGCTGTGGAGCTCtcgagcgaggaggagaacgcgGTGGATGCGCAAACGGCCGCAGCCCGGCTGTCTGCGCTGGTAGCGGCCCAGGCTGATGTACAGGCAACCTTCACACCGACTGTCTACGCCGGCGAGGGAGCGGTGCAGTGCGGCGACGTGGCGACATTCATTGTACTcatcctccagcagcacccgTGCCTGGTGGAGATGATGCCGGAGCGGTGCAgctctgtcgctgctgtcctgcagctggtgcCGGCAAATTTTTCATTCAGTCGTGGCGCTGGCTCTGCAGCGGTCTCGGCAGACTCCGGCATTGACAGCACCGCTCTCTTTAGCATCCGCCACACGGGTTCGACGGCACGGCGCAAGTTTGAGCGGTACGAGGAGAACAAGGATCGTCGCGACGAGTGGATACGCGGCCGCGACGAAGCAGACGCACGTCCGATGTACATGCGCCACACTGCTGGCTACGGTGGCCACTTACCTGAGTACCAGTACCACTTTGGCCGCACTTTCCACGTGATCGAAGAGGATCTGCCGCAGTTGACAAAGTCAAAGCCGCCCCTGGAGCCAGTGCCACCCGACTGGTATGGGCCTGGCGTGGAGCTGAAGGGTAGCCGCATGAATGCGCATCACTACCGGTTTGCGTAG
- a CDS encoding hypothetical protein (TriTrypDB/GeneDB-style sysID: LpmP.25.0580) — MKVIPPNFGYVEEGIFRCGAPEPRHYGFLSSLGLRTCILLTDIHDDAFVQWLQESGVTIFCPLASELQTCGTFRGVAHEYTPLPAPNGVAGGNAAAASSSRPAIVDGSKGGNAKEVGREGTTRNSRGVDGNYTHFDSPGNGNARQVEGDGWTDGNGEGIEEDRGFSTGGRSWVAMSSGTATASTSNAVRFLQENVGERQMSPKLSPVHIPAPLYFPINGLHYNGGGDNGVEAAVPSYEGKLHGLMTLSEAVVVSILHILLDPLYYPLLITCSKGRYRSGIVCGCLRKLQGWNLVSILEEYRRFAGNKSRADNEEFIELFDEELVSLELSDGRRPTILYNS; from the coding sequence ATGAAGGTTATTCCACCCAATTTTGGCTACGTGGAGGAGGGTATCTTTCGCTGTGGTGCACCAGAGCCGCGCCATTACGGCTTTCTCTCCTCACTGGGACTTCGGACGTGCATCCTGCTCACCGACATCCACGACGATGCCTTCGTACAGTGGCTGCAGGAGTCCGGCGTCACCATTTTCTGCCCCCTCGCCAGCGAATTACAGACGTGCGGTACATTCCGTGGCGTGGCGCACGAGTACACACCCCTCCCCGCACCAaacggcgtcgctggcggtaacgcggcagccgcctcctccagtaGACCTGCAATCGTAGATGGGAGCAAGGGCGGAAACGCTAAGGAGGTGGGCCGCGAGGGCACGACCCGCAACTCCAGAGGAGTTGACGGCAACTACACGCACTTTGATTCACCCGGCAACGGAAACGCTCGCCAAGTCGAAGGCGATGGCTGGACGGATGGCAACGGTGAGGGCATAGAGGAGGACCGCGGCTTCTCCACTGGGGGTCGAAGCTGGGTTGCCATGTCCAGCGGCACCGCAACTGCGAGCACGTCGAATGCTGTGCGCTTTCTGCAAGAAAACGTGGGCGAGCGTCAGATGAGCCCCAAATTATCGCCAGTGCACATCCCGGCGCCACTCTACTTCCCCATCAATGGGCTGCACTacaacggcggcggtgatAACGGCGttgaggcggcggtgccgtccTACGAGGGCAAGCTACACGGCCTTATGACCCTCTCCGAGGCGGTTGTCGTCAGCATCTTGCACATCCTGCTAGACCCGCTGTACTACCCGCTGCTCATCACTTGCTCCAAGGGGCGCTACCGCTCAGGTattgtgtgtgggtgtctgcgcAAGTTGCAAGGATGGAACCTCGTCTCCATCCTTGAGGAGTACCGCCGCTTCGCTGGCAACAAGAGCCGCGCCGACAACGAGGAGTTCATCGAGCTGTTCGACGAGGAACTGGTGAGTCTGGAGCTCTCTGATGGTCGACGACCCACTATCCTTTACAATTCGTGA